In Pseudomonas putida, a genomic segment contains:
- a CDS encoding TonB-dependent receptor → MPFRHIRNAGFRVSLLTVAITAAPAWGQEETVERVEVIGQAASIDKALQEQKRSDNIESVVHADGVGQLPDDNAAEALQRIPGVSVERDQGEGRFVSVRGIAPDLNSVTINGTLVPAPEGDRRAVALDVLPAELVQSLSVVKSLTPDMDANSLGGTIEVESLSAFDHDGLFYTLSGEASHDTNVDRNSPKFSGAVSDRFSLGDGIDNFGVAAAFSWQKRKFGSDNVETGGNWDFGDGARLEEVEARDYEITRERTGLGLNFDYQPDDFSNYYLRTLYSRFKDTETRNAMGLEFADPQASGARGEAEGWRDIKSREDTQEIQSYVLGGERIIDQWTVSAQAGYSQATEHDPGGIAGAKFVGDFDDVGFDGTRKPTLSVGSDFYDPTRFTLDEVEWEKVDGKDQEKNIRLDLARDYEWQGNASQVKFGGKVSRRDKTSDTETWVFDDFDDISLVDYQSGSVDYALGHYGNGISASAIKGLIGGLDKAAFYDEEASRINDFDMSEDINAAYLMNTLDIGDWRLIAGLRYEGTEFSANGTGLRDGVYEGISSNNRYDHWLPGLHARYQLTPATAVRAAWTNTVVRPTFGQLAPGFVIDDTDASFGNPELKPLESMNLDLGIEHYMGRAGVASAFLFYKDIDHFIYSTDLAGSGQWVDFDEALTYENGDGAKLYGLELAYSQTFDWLPAPWNGVLVGANLTLSKSDATLKGPGGKRDIDLPNQSDTVGNFMVGWENDRFNMRLAANYKSGYLLEVGAIDDKAHDQYVDDSLHVDFKAGYFITPELQVTFEAQNITDESYYVYTGSHRYNAQYEEYGPTYKLGLTLTHF, encoded by the coding sequence ATGCCGTTTCGTCACATCCGCAATGCCGGATTCAGGGTCAGCCTGCTGACCGTCGCCATCACTGCCGCCCCCGCCTGGGGCCAGGAAGAGACGGTGGAGCGGGTCGAGGTGATCGGTCAGGCCGCCAGCATCGACAAGGCGCTGCAGGAGCAGAAGCGTTCCGACAATATCGAGAGCGTGGTGCATGCCGACGGCGTTGGCCAATTGCCCGATGACAACGCCGCCGAAGCCCTGCAGCGAATTCCAGGTGTGTCGGTGGAGCGCGACCAGGGCGAGGGGCGTTTCGTCAGCGTGCGTGGCATCGCCCCGGACCTCAATAGCGTGACCATCAACGGCACCCTGGTGCCGGCCCCCGAAGGCGATCGCCGCGCCGTCGCCCTCGATGTGCTGCCGGCCGAGCTGGTGCAGTCGCTGTCGGTGGTCAAGAGCCTGACCCCGGACATGGACGCCAACTCCCTGGGCGGCACCATCGAGGTCGAAAGCCTGTCGGCCTTCGACCATGACGGGCTGTTCTACACCCTCAGCGGCGAAGCCAGCCACGACACCAACGTCGATCGCAACAGCCCGAAGTTTTCCGGTGCGGTCAGCGACCGCTTCAGCCTGGGTGATGGCATCGATAACTTCGGTGTGGCCGCAGCGTTCAGCTGGCAGAAGCGCAAGTTCGGCTCGGACAACGTCGAAACCGGTGGCAACTGGGACTTCGGCGACGGCGCCCGGCTCGAGGAAGTCGAGGCACGCGACTACGAAATCACCCGCGAGCGCACCGGTCTGGGGCTCAACTTCGATTACCAGCCCGACGATTTCTCCAACTATTACCTGCGCACCCTCTACAGCAGGTTCAAGGACACCGAAACGCGTAACGCCATGGGCCTGGAGTTCGCCGACCCCCAGGCCTCCGGCGCGCGGGGCGAGGCCGAAGGCTGGCGCGATATCAAGTCGCGTGAGGACACCCAGGAGATCCAGTCCTACGTGCTGGGTGGCGAACGCATCATCGACCAGTGGACCGTCAGCGCCCAGGCCGGCTACAGCCAGGCCACCGAGCACGACCCAGGCGGTATCGCCGGCGCCAAGTTCGTCGGCGACTTCGACGACGTCGGTTTCGACGGCACGCGCAAGCCAACGCTCAGCGTGGGCAGCGACTTCTACGACCCGACGCGTTTCACCCTCGACGAAGTGGAGTGGGAGAAGGTCGATGGCAAGGACCAGGAAAAGAACATCCGCCTGGACCTGGCCCGCGACTACGAGTGGCAAGGCAATGCCTCGCAAGTGAAGTTCGGCGGCAAGGTCAGCCGCCGCGACAAGACCAGCGACACCGAGACCTGGGTCTTTGATGACTTCGATGACATCAGCCTGGTCGACTACCAGAGCGGCAGTGTCGACTATGCCCTGGGGCATTACGGCAACGGCATCAGTGCCAGCGCGATCAAGGGCTTGATCGGCGGCCTCGACAAGGCAGCGTTCTACGACGAGGAAGCATCGCGCATTAACGACTTCGACATGAGCGAGGACATCAACGCCGCCTACCTGATGAACACCCTGGACATCGGCGACTGGCGCCTGATCGCCGGCCTGCGCTACGAGGGCACCGAGTTCTCGGCCAACGGGACCGGCCTGCGCGATGGCGTGTACGAGGGCATCAGCAGCAACAACCGCTACGACCACTGGCTGCCAGGCCTGCACGCACGCTATCAGCTGACGCCGGCAACGGCGGTCCGTGCAGCCTGGACCAATACCGTGGTGCGCCCGACCTTCGGCCAGCTGGCGCCGGGCTTCGTCATCGACGACACCGATGCCTCGTTCGGCAACCCCGAGCTCAAGCCGCTGGAGTCGATGAACCTGGATCTGGGGATCGAGCACTACATGGGCCGTGCCGGCGTGGCCTCGGCGTTCCTGTTCTACAAGGACATCGACCACTTCATCTACAGCACCGACCTGGCCGGCAGCGGCCAATGGGTCGACTTCGACGAGGCGCTGACCTACGAGAACGGCGATGGCGCCAAGCTGTACGGCCTGGAGCTTGCCTACTCGCAGACGTTCGACTGGCTGCCGGCGCCCTGGAACGGCGTGCTGGTGGGCGCCAACCTGACCTTGAGCAAGTCCGACGCAACCCTGAAGGGGCCGGGCGGCAAGCGCGACATCGACCTGCCCAACCAGTCCGACACCGTCGGCAACTTCATGGTCGGCTGGGAAAACGACCGCTTCAACATGCGCCTGGCCGCCAACTACAAGTCCGGCTACCTGCTGGAGGTCGGCGCCATCGACGACAAGGCGCATGACCAGTACGTCGATGATTCGCTGCACGTCGACTTCAAGGCCGGGTACTTCATCACCCCCGAACTGCAGGTGACCTTCGAGGCGCAGAACATCACCGACGAGTCCTACTACGTCTACACCGGCAGCCACCGCTACAACGCCCAGTACGAAGAGTACGGCCCGACCTACAAGCTCGGCCTGACCCTTACTCACTTCTGA
- a CDS encoding phytase, with protein sequence MRMFTLSMLGLCVALAQSSAQAAPSLTLQAGVTDSPSSQWLAPLPFIEHAERVQLAAKALQLVDHQGRVLSELAGRFEALDHRSDDSGLLVATLDKRRQQALLARLDAGGQWRAPLYLPKTRYAVEGLCLYRDSARNDFLFLVGEAGIGEQWLVAQAGHPLPEARQVRALSLPPQSAFCQVDDSTHSLYVNEENVGLWRYEAGSEAPLVREPVDLRAPFGSLAKAAAGMAVVPGGLLALDPGAGTLHLYQRSDARWQRAGKLALPGLDEPEQVSARVAEKGVDLLLVDDQGTHRARLGWLPSVPPTPESPVQLSARVQTDGVPSLGDAADDPAIWVHPSEPGRSRVLGTDKKGGLLAYDLQGKQLQDLRVGRLNNVDVRSGFQLGERKVDLAVASNRDHNTLHLFAIDPANGELSDIGQVQTPLKEIYGLCLFKEAKGAIHAIANDKDGRFVQYRLDGHGGKAAGELVRSFSTRTQSEGCVADDRNQRLFVAEEDMAVWTLDARAEGPAQLQQVIAVGGPVKDDIEGLALYHGAKRDYLVISSQGNDRYVVVEAQAPYRLRGSFQVGLDAARGIDGASETDGLEVTSANLGGPWAQGMLVVQDGRKRMPEGNQNYKYVPWADIARALKLD encoded by the coding sequence ATGCGTATGTTTACCTTGTCCATGCTGGGGCTGTGCGTCGCCCTGGCGCAAAGTAGCGCCCAGGCGGCGCCGAGCCTCACCTTGCAAGCGGGGGTGACCGATAGTCCATCCTCCCAGTGGCTGGCGCCACTGCCTTTCATCGAGCATGCCGAACGCGTGCAACTGGCGGCCAAGGCGTTGCAGTTGGTCGATCACCAGGGCCGTGTGCTGAGCGAGCTGGCCGGTCGTTTCGAGGCCCTCGACCATCGAAGCGACGACAGCGGATTGCTGGTCGCCACGCTCGACAAGCGCCGCCAGCAGGCGCTGCTGGCCCGGCTCGACGCAGGCGGCCAGTGGCGTGCGCCGCTGTACCTGCCGAAAACCCGCTACGCCGTCGAGGGCCTGTGCCTGTACCGCGACAGCGCCCGTAACGATTTCCTGTTCCTGGTCGGCGAGGCGGGCATCGGCGAGCAGTGGCTGGTGGCCCAGGCAGGCCATCCATTGCCCGAGGCACGTCAGGTAAGGGCCCTGAGCCTGCCGCCGCAAAGCGCGTTCTGCCAGGTCGACGACAGCACCCACAGCCTGTACGTGAACGAAGAAAACGTCGGCCTGTGGCGCTACGAGGCGGGTTCCGAGGCACCCTTGGTACGTGAACCTGTGGACCTGCGCGCACCCTTCGGCAGCCTGGCCAAGGCCGCAGCCGGCATGGCCGTGGTACCGGGTGGGTTGTTGGCGCTGGACCCTGGCGCCGGCACTCTGCACCTTTACCAACGCAGCGACGCCCGGTGGCAGCGCGCGGGCAAGTTGGCGTTGCCAGGGCTGGACGAGCCGGAGCAGGTCAGTGCCCGCGTGGCCGAGAAGGGCGTGGATCTGCTGCTGGTCGATGATCAGGGCACCCATCGAGCGCGACTGGGCTGGTTGCCCAGCGTTCCGCCCACGCCTGAGTCCCCGGTTCAACTGAGTGCGCGCGTGCAGACCGATGGCGTGCCGAGCCTGGGGGATGCCGCCGATGACCCGGCCATCTGGGTGCACCCGAGCGAACCTGGGCGCAGCCGCGTGCTGGGCACGGACAAGAAGGGCGGTTTGCTCGCCTATGACCTGCAAGGCAAGCAGTTGCAAGACCTGCGTGTCGGCCGTCTGAACAACGTCGATGTGCGCAGCGGCTTTCAGTTGGGCGAGCGCAAGGTCGACCTGGCGGTCGCCAGCAACCGCGACCACAACACCCTGCACCTGTTCGCTATCGATCCGGCCAATGGCGAACTCAGCGACATCGGCCAGGTGCAGACGCCGCTCAAGGAAATCTACGGTCTTTGTCTGTTCAAGGAAGCCAAGGGCGCGATCCATGCGATCGCCAACGACAAGGATGGGCGCTTCGTGCAGTACCGCCTTGACGGCCATGGCGGCAAGGCCGCTGGCGAATTGGTACGCAGCTTCAGCACCCGCACCCAGTCCGAAGGCTGTGTCGCCGACGACCGCAATCAACGCCTGTTCGTGGCCGAGGAAGACATGGCTGTGTGGACCCTGGACGCCCGCGCCGAGGGTCCGGCGCAACTGCAACAGGTGATCGCCGTAGGCGGGCCGGTCAAGGACGACATCGAAGGCCTGGCGCTCTACCACGGCGCCAAGCGCGATTATCTGGTGATTTCCAGCCAGGGCAACGACCGCTACGTGGTGGTCGAGGCCCAGGCGCCGTATCGCCTGCGCGGCAGCTTCCAGGTCGGCCTGGATGCGGCGCGAGGCATCGACGGCGCCTCGGAAACCGATGGCCTGGAGGTGACCTCGGCCAACCTCGGCGGGCCATGGGCCCAGGGAATGCTGGTGGTGCAGGACGGGCGCAAGCGCATGCCCGAGGGCAACCAGAACTACAAGTACGTGCCTTGGGCCGATATCGCCAGGGCGCTGAAGCTCGACTGA
- the tolQ gene encoding protein TolQ, with product MQTPTPLEHSTVWGLISDAGLVVQAVMLCLVLASLISWYLIVQRGTALRRADAHSRTFLRQFRGTEVGQLYQAIKSQPAPSHAGLQQLFIAGYQSFQQLQPGQQPDSVLEGVERSLLVAIAEQEERLEKGLSFLATVGSVSPYIGLFGTVWGIMNAFLGLSQVQQATLSTVAPGIAEALIATAIGLFAAIPAVMAYNRLSARSQALLTRYYAFGNELQGRLQRRLQGTNPALAAAA from the coding sequence ATGCAAACCCCAACCCCGCTCGAACACTCCACCGTCTGGGGCCTGATCAGCGATGCCGGCCTGGTGGTCCAGGCCGTGATGCTGTGCCTGGTATTGGCCTCGTTGATCAGCTGGTACCTCATCGTGCAGCGCGGCACCGCGTTGCGCCGTGCCGACGCCCACAGCCGGACGTTCCTGCGCCAGTTCCGAGGCACCGAAGTCGGACAGCTCTACCAGGCGATCAAGAGCCAACCAGCGCCATCTCACGCCGGGCTGCAACAGCTGTTCATCGCCGGTTACCAAAGCTTCCAGCAACTGCAGCCAGGCCAGCAGCCGGACAGCGTGCTCGAAGGCGTCGAGCGCAGCCTGTTGGTGGCGATAGCCGAGCAGGAAGAGCGCCTGGAAAAGGGTTTGTCGTTTCTTGCCACGGTCGGCTCGGTGAGCCCCTACATCGGCCTGTTCGGAACGGTCTGGGGGATCATGAACGCGTTCCTTGGCCTGTCCCAGGTGCAGCAGGCGACCCTGTCCACCGTCGCCCCCGGCATCGCCGAGGCATTGATCGCCACTGCCATCGGCCTGTTCGCGGCGATCCCGGCGGTGATGGCCTACAACCGACTCTCGGCGCGTAGCCAGGCGTTGCTGACTCGCTACTACGCGTTCGGCAACGAGTTGCAGGGCCGCCTGCAACGTCGCCTGCAAGGCACCAATCCGGCACTGGCCGCGGCGGCCTGA